ACATGGGAGCAGCCTACGGAGTTCCGGTCGGATCGGTTCCTGGAGGAGGATATCGACGTGAAGGGCCATGATTTCCGGGTGCTGCTGTTTGGCGCCGGCCGCCGGACGTGCCCCGGTGCGCAGCTGGGCTTTCACTTGGCAACCTCCTGCACCACTTCAGGTGGTCGCTGTCGGACGGCGAGGAGCCGGCCGAAGTTGACATGTCGGAAATCCCCGGGCTGGTCACCTTCATGCGTACGCCACTGCGTGCCGTGGCCGCGACGAGGCTGCCACTGCATTTGTATCGGCGTAGCACTTCGTTCCTTTGGGATGTCCGTAAGCTTCCGTTCAATCCATCCGAtcaccaaaataatttctctaaatatcataaaaatatatttatatgaataaatatgcatttaaatgcatatatatttgatAGAACATTAtttccacatatatatatatatatatttatatatttatatgtatatatattggaaACTGCTACGAAAAATAATAACCTCCACTATTTCGTGTCAGTTAATACCCCATTTCTGTTACTTGTTCCGCTCCCTCCAACTTTGGATCTCTCCATCGGTAGCGGCAGATTTGTTGATCGAGTCAtcgaagcaggaggaggaggagaaggaagaagggacTATCTTTTTCAtcatcggcggcggcggcggcggagtaaGTGGGAGGGGAAGCGATGGCGGATGGGGTGATGAAGAAGGCGCTGCTGTCGTACGCCTACGTCGCGCTGTGGATCTTCCTCAGCTTCACGGTGATCGTGTACAACAAGTACGTGCTCGACCCCAAGATGTACGCCTGGCCCTTCCCCATCAGCCTCACCATCATCCACATGTCCTTCTGCTCCGGCCTAGCCATCCTCCTCGTCCGCATCCTCCGCCTGGTGGCGCCTCCCTCGTCCCCGCCCATGACCCGCCGCCTCTACCTCTCGTCCGTCCTCCCCATCGGCGCCCTCTACTCCGTCTCCCTCTGGTTCTCCAACTCCGCCTACATCTACCTCTCCGTCTCCTTCATCCAGATGCTCAAGGCCCTCATGCCCGTTGCTGTCTACTCCATCGGCGTACTCTTCAACAAGGAGACCTTCAGAACCTCCTCCATGCTCAACATGCTCTCCATATCCTTCGGCGTCGCCATCGCCGCCTACGGCGAGGCCCGCTTCGTTTCGGCCGGTGTCGCCCTCCAGCTCGCAGCCGTCGCCTTCGAGGCCACCCGCCTCGTCTTCATCCAGATCCTCCTCACTTCCAAGGGCATCTCCCTCAACCCCATCACCTCCCTTTACTACGTCGCCCCCTGCTGCCTCGCCTTCCTCCTCGTCCCCTGGTCCCTCATCGAGCTCCCCATTCTCCGCGACCGCTTGGCCGCCTCCGCATTCCGCCCCGATCTCCTCATCTTCGGCACCAACTGCCTCTGCGCCTTCGCCCTCAATCTCGCCGTCTTCCTCCTCGTCGGCAAGACCTCCGCCCTCACCATGAACGTCGCAGGCGTTGTTAAGGACTGGCTCCTCATCGCCTTCTCTTGGTCCGTTATCCGCGACACCGTCACCAGCATCAATCTCTTCGGCTATGCCATCGCCTTCCTTGGTGTTGGCTACTACAACCACGCCAAGCTGCAGGCGCTTAAGGCCAAGGAGGCGCAGAAGAAGGCCGCCCAGGCTGATGAGGAGTCTGGGAAGCTCcttgagcgagcggcgagcggcaaccGGAAGAATGACTCCCAGGCTTGATCTGCCCGTGCTCTGTTCTGCTGATGGATCTCTTCATTCATTAGCTTATTCATCGCTAGTAGTACATTTCGGAAACATAGATAAGTAAAAAATCGTTCTTTTTAATGCTCTTCTTCAATTATTCTGAGATATTGATTCGATTTTGTCACACGGGCCACACCTGGGCTATAGGAAAGGATGGTAGATTCATATTAATTGCAGTTCTTGATGCTGTTGGACAATCTGTGAATTGGATCCATCTATTTTTCTTGTGATATTGGGATTGCCCGCTGATCATGTTGGAGCCTTCTTTTGTTCTTTTACCAAATGACACTGAAAATGTTATTTAATTTGCTATCTTCTGCTATTGGCTCATCAGATGCATGCTGAACCTATTATAGATACTGCAACTTTCCCTCTGTGGTAACCTATTGAAGACCAGCGGTCatatatgtcattgttatgctgacATTGTTGTTCTTAAAATGTCAGAGTCTCGATAAAGACACCAACAATTTTCGCTGGACTTGTTTTATGTGTCCTTGCCATAAAATGTCTGTGTTTTTGTTATTGTTGAATATTGGTATGAAACATGAATTTACACATCCCTTTGTTTTCATGGACTTGTTTCTTGCTTATTGCTTTTAGGTTGTTTTGGATTATATATCAATACTTTCAAGGCTCGAATTGTGATATTTATGTAGATGGAGTGTTTCTTCCACTAGGCAAGGATTGTTGAAACTAGACAAACAAGGATCAGAAGTGAACCATATTAGAACAATACTGGtcaatatttattttcatgataTATTCCAGATCAGTTGGATTAGTTGTCGAATTGGGTACGGAACTTCTATTAAAACCTTGGCTTAAAAACTAAAATAGCTAGTTAAATTATGCAAAACCAAGTAGACTTAACCTGTCTTTCTCTATCAGTTCCTAACCTATTTATTCAGGTTCTTTGGGGTAGGTAACTACCTAGCTAATCCATACCCTTGTGCAGAGTAttttatttgggttatctttGTTGTACTCTTTTGACCAGGTTGATTTAACTATTCTTAGTACTAGAACATTCGGCGGGTTAAACCCACGATCATCAATTAAATCCTCCTCAAGCCTGATTCAGTAGCAACCTTAGTAAAGATAAAAAGTGCAAGGGTATTGTAGATGCAAAAGGATGAATTAAAACAACCTTAGTCAGCTGAATGTGTAGTAAAGTTTCATGATTCTGTAATTGTGGAAGGATGTACTAGAGTTGAAGAAGAATAGCCGTCACAACTATTTCtttattatgatttgatttaGAGATTTGGAGCATTAAAAATACTGAACTAagatagaaagaaagagagaaaagaacaaTGTTATACCTATGGTGTACATTCATTTAGTAAAAAGATTGTTTCTCTGGAAGATTTTAGCCTGAAAGATTGTTTGGAAGTCGGAAGGGAATAAATTCTGCTCATTTGCCTGTTATTGATAGGGTACCAAGATGTTGGCTAATTTTTTATGAATAACAAAGAGATTTATCAATTGTTGTTTGTGAGCAGCATGCATGAGGATATTAAATGTGGATTAACTGAAGAATTCCTAGTTGTTCTGAATAATATTCAGTCAAATGTGTTTTTGAATTTGTTATGTGCTGATTACTCTCAACTATGGAAGTTGTGGTGCATGCTTGTTCTGGATGACTCGAGTGCCGTCAGAAGTGGCTTAATTTGAAGTTTTTTAAGTTGGAATGTGAATCTAATGATTTCTTCTGATCATTCACTTGGAAGCACGAGTCCTACATGAATGCTCTCCATGATTTGATGGAAGCACTTTGAACAGGAAGTTAGAAAGATAAACTGCCTATGCTGTTCTATCAGTCTTTTCTCTTCTGCTCTACTGGAGCTGTTTGTAGATGACTGCCTGAATTAAATTTTGGATAGTAGCTTAGAAATCTTAAAAGCTTACACTGATCTCACTTTATGAGATCTGTGACAATGCCAGCACAGGCAGGAGTCCATGATCTTGTCACATGAGTGGGGGGCCAGCATGGTGATGAGACTCCATACTTCCCTTTGGGGAGCAGTGTTCACCTTTCCTAGTGATGCATCCCCTGCATTCTGCATGTAGCATGGAGTGAAATGGTTGGTAGCAGGATTTCACATTGATAAAAGTTTTATTCTATAAGCAGATGGTAGGAAATTGGTGTCCTGCAATATAG
The DNA window shown above is from Musa acuminata AAA Group cultivar baxijiao chromosome BXJ2-4, Cavendish_Baxijiao_AAA, whole genome shotgun sequence and carries:
- the LOC135609791 gene encoding probable sugar phosphate/phosphate translocator At5g25400, with amino-acid sequence MADGVMKKALLSYAYVALWIFLSFTVIVYNKYVLDPKMYAWPFPISLTIIHMSFCSGLAILLVRILRLVAPPSSPPMTRRLYLSSVLPIGALYSVSLWFSNSAYIYLSVSFIQMLKALMPVAVYSIGVLFNKETFRTSSMLNMLSISFGVAIAAYGEARFVSAGVALQLAAVAFEATRLVFIQILLTSKGISLNPITSLYYVAPCCLAFLLVPWSLIELPILRDRLAASAFRPDLLIFGTNCLCAFALNLAVFLLVGKTSALTMNVAGVVKDWLLIAFSWSVIRDTVTSINLFGYAIAFLGVGYYNHAKLQALKAKEAQKKAAQADEESGKLLERAASGNRKNDSQA